The following nucleotide sequence is from Anabaena sphaerica FACHB-251.
AAAAGGGGGCAATTAACAATAGGGTAGCTAGGGTAGATTTAGATCCTCGGAGTTGCAGTTGCATGAGTTAGCTGTGGTCTTTGGTAGATGGGTGGAAATATTACTTTACCTAATTTTACAGAAACATTTACTTTTGTGTTCGTGTAGCATCTCGGAAAGCAGGAATAAATACTTATTTGTATTTAATTTGACATTTATAGCAGTTCCCATGCTCGTGAGGTACAAAGTTTTTTAGTTTTAGGGAACAGGGAACAGGGAATAAATTGGTATGTACTTCATGAGACTGGGAAACGCTATATTATGAATTGCTACAGTATTTCAATGCTTGCAAAAGTTCAGTGCTAATGGGTGATGTGGCTAGAATTGGATGCTTAATACCTCCCCAAATACTTCCAGTGCGGATGCGATGGGAAACTAACACTTCAGGAATTTGACGGGAAATTAAAACCTGTGGTGGGGCAAGTTGAGCAAGCGATCGCGCTATTTTATAATGATAAGATGCTGATAAAAACCGATCTAGTTTTTGAGCGATTATTTCTGGCGTTTCTGTGGCCGAATCTAGCAATAGAATATAGTGAGGGGGATCGGCAACGGGAACTAAGCTTTTAAAATTTGTTCCTTGTAAGTTCAACTGATTTAAAGCATTATTTACAAAGGTTTCTTGTAATTTTTCCCCCACTAAATCGCTAATATTTTGATGTCGTCCGATAAATTCTAAACAGGGTGTGTTGCGATAATAATGAGTTACTCGGATGCGATCGCCTATTCGATAACGATATAAACCACCCTTTTGAGATAAAATTATATTGTATTCTTTGCCAATGTTAAGTTGATGTAAATAATATAAATTGCCATTATCATCTTCAAACTCAAAAAATACTTCATCCAAAACAGGAACATATCCCCCAGCTTCAATTAAAGGAATTGTCATTGGTGCTTCAGTTGCTAAAAGTCCTTTACCTTGAACTAATACACCAGGGAATTTTGATTTTAATCCCTGCGCTTGATCTGCTGCGTTGGCACTATCCCAACAAGATATGAGTTTTAACCTTTCCCACATTTGCGCCCAATTAATCTTATTTTCATCCAGTAATTTTAGGCGCTTATGGGAGATTTGGTTATGTAATTCTGCTTTTAATAAATTTCGATTTTCTTGGATATATTGTAAATGTATTTGTAAAAAGCTAGGACTCCAAATAGAAATAATTTCCAGGTTCTCAGTTTGTAGTAATGCTAAAGCTAACTGATGTTTAAAAGAGTTGGCATCATGTAAGCTTTTCAGTTTATTAGGCATCACCAACCAAGGACGTAAAAACCAACTTAACCAACCATCTAAATAATCTAAATCATCTTGTAAAGTTTGGTGATCAGCTATATTTAATTGTGGTGAAATACAAGCGTAAAGTTTTCCTGTACTAAATTTTGGACCATTTGCAGTCAAATCATGCGCCCAAACGCAAAACATCTGATTAAATGATTTTCGTAAAGATTGAGTATAGGGAATAAATTTCACCGCACCACTACTACCGGAGGTTTTTTCATAAAATAAAATCGGTTCTGGTGTGAGAGAAATCTGTTTATTTTGATTTTGTAAATAAGATGCAATGTCATCATAATTTACAATGGGTAGACGCTGCCAATCATCTAGAGAATTTATTTTTAAATTTTTACCATATTCACTATTAATCAGAAGATGGTAAATTTCTTGTTTTACAGAGTTTTGGGTTAATTCTGGTTGTGATAATGATTTATAAAATCTGTTAGCTGTGGGGGCAAGTATTTTGCCAAATAGTTGAATTAGGGGACGCATTATTGCACCTTTTGATTAGGATAAAGATTAGTAGCAGATGAAATAAATGTACCATCGCTAATAACTACACCGGGAGCAAGATGAGATCCAGCACCAACAAAAACATTATTGCCAATCTTGACTTTTTTGACATACAACATTAAGTCTTGTTTGCGGGGTTTGATGACATGAGAATAAATCCCGACACGATGACCAATAACCACGCGATCGCCAATTTCTAATAAACCGCGATCGGCAATTTCTAAACCAGGTGTCCAATAAACATTTTTCCCCACTTTAGCACCCCACAATTTTAACCAAAAAGAGAACATTCCCGGAATCAATCTTAATACGGCTTCTAAAACTGGAATCGCAATATAAATTACCTGAATTTGATGACTACCCCACCAATGACTATATTCTTTACCTTGTAAATAACTAATACCTTCCTTGATAGGATAAACCCATTCATGTAAGCGGTAAACTAGCACTGGTAAACCGTAAATGCAGAAGAAAATAGCTAAGATGCTCAAAAGATTATGTGAATAAATAAAGTATACTATTGCTGAACCAGTTAGCAATAATATTAAAGTCGGAAAAAATGCAAGAATTGTACTTAAAACTGTCATGGAAATGGAAATAAAAGTTTTTGAATTAAATTTAATGATGTAGGAGTTCCCATTATAGCTGGTAATTCTTGACTTTGATAATAAGTTCTATGTAATTTATCCCAAATTTTCAGATTAGCACCATAGTTACAATTATTAGTCTCTTTAGAATGATGCCAATTATGATCCTGTGGGAAGATTAGCCAGGGAGATAGAAATTGATAAAACGAGCTATTAGTAGGAATCATCAAGCGGCTATGTCTCCATAAATCTAAAGCAGATGTTAAACTAATTCCTAATAAATAACCTGTGGGAGCAGTTAACAGATACAAAAATAATGGATGTATCCATAAATAGATAATGAACACACTAGTCCAAATGGTGTTGCGAGAAGTTCCTAAAACATCCATTTGGGTAACAGTATGATGGACTTGATGAAGTTGCCAAAATATTTTAGTATGTAATAAGCGATGATTCCAATAATATAAATAGTCAATGACAACAAAACTGAGAATAAAAGACGGAATTAGTGATATTTTTAAATATCCTTGATAGTTGTGTAGGACATGGTGGTACAGCCCATAAACCAAGGTAGCTTGTAGTAAGGGAATGAAAATTCCTTGAATTGTCAATCCTATACTATCTAGTAGCCAATCTTCTCGATTTTTACATTTAAGTTGATTTCTAGTAAATTTATTGAAAATTGTCCAACCAAATAAACTAAAAAAACTAATAAAAATTAGAAATTGGGAAAAGTTTTTTATTTCCATTGCTAATTGCCTGGTTTTGAACACGAAGAAACAGATAATTTATTAAGGACGAATTATTCTTAAACCCAAAATGTGACTTTAACTGATTGATTGGGCAATAAACGCGGATCTTCTCCACGAGATATCGCTGATATAATTGACTCTACAAATATATGAATTGTGTCCGCAGGAGTATTATAAAACTGTGTTCCGTATTTAGCGATCGCTTCTCCCTGAATTCCTAAAATTTCTATGTCTTGACTAATAATATGTTGAGCAGTCCACCACACAAAGGGACGAGCTAATTTATTCCAAATACCATAGTTATAGGTGACATCAGTATAAACCAACGTTGAATTATCATTTTCCGGAATAGATTGACTGGTAATGAATAAATGACGATTTTTGCCCATTTGATATTCTACAGAAGTAATATTGGGCATAAAAAAGCGATCGCTATGTTTAATCTCTCCATCCTGCGAATTTAGAAACCGACTGTACCAACCTAAATTATTATTTTCATTGCCATATTCTACCAAAACCGAACCATGGCAACGTTCCACAGTCATCTCTAATTTTTGTTGACGCGAAGTACGAAAAACACCAGGATGAACAAAAGCCGTATGGGGAATATCAATAAAGTTTTCTGCACAATTAGTAACATTATTCGCAAAGCGATTAATTACCCTTACTGTTTCCCATCCCGGTTGTTTGTAATAAGGCATAGGAAAGGGTTGAAAATCAATTCTTGGGGTATCTGCTAACCGCACATATATATAACCATCTTGTTCTTTGGTAGGGTAAGATTCTGCACGACGTTGAGGGGAAGATTGGAAATCATTTCCTTCTGCGGGAACAGCAATGACATTACCACAACTGTCATATATCCAACCATGATAGGGACATTGTAAAGTACCATTGCAGACTTTACCTGGAGATAAACGACTATTACGATGTAAACAGCGATCGCGCAAAGCTACAGGTTTTCCATCTGCACCACGAAATATTGCTAACCATTCTCCTAAAACGGTTCTTGCTAATACCTGATTAGGTTTTAACTGTTCGCTAAGTGCGACAATGTACCAGAAATCTTCAAATTGCATGGTAAATAGGTTATGAAGTATACAGGGTTGCTGGAAAAAAATGTTAAAAAATTTGAAAATTCACAGTATAATTCTCTAGATAAAGGTTTTATGGTTAAAGTTTCACTCTAATCCTTTGAATCAAACATCCTCTAAATAATTATTAACTCTTATTCGGATCAGTATTTTGGGACTATAAAGCCAATTTGTTATGACAAATGAATTAAGATACTTCTTCAACTTATCAGCTAATAGAGGACTTAAAAGCACAAGGAAAAATAGAATTTTACTATAAGGATAATCCATACAATAACAGCCAAACACCTGCAATAAAATTAGCTGATTTAGCAGAGTAGTTTGAATTAAAGCTCGGAAAACCAACAGTTCTGAAAACTGAC
It contains:
- a CDS encoding acyl transferase yields the protein MTVLSTILAFFPTLILLLTGSAIVYFIYSHNLLSILAIFFCIYGLPVLVYRLHEWVYPIKEGISYLQGKEYSHWWGSHQIQVIYIAIPVLEAVLRLIPGMFSFWLKLWGAKVGKNVYWTPGLEIADRGLLEIGDRVVIGHRVGIYSHVIKPRKQDLMLYVKKVKIGNNVFVGAGSHLAPGVVISDGTFISSATNLYPNQKVQ
- a CDS encoding aromatic ring-hydroxylating oxygenase subunit alpha, which produces MQFEDFWYIVALSEQLKPNQVLARTVLGEWLAIFRGADGKPVALRDRCLHRNSRLSPGKVCNGTLQCPYHGWIYDSCGNVIAVPAEGNDFQSSPQRRAESYPTKEQDGYIYVRLADTPRIDFQPFPMPYYKQPGWETVRVINRFANNVTNCAENFIDIPHTAFVHPGVFRTSRQQKLEMTVERCHGSVLVEYGNENNNLGWYSRFLNSQDGEIKHSDRFFMPNITSVEYQMGKNRHLFITSQSIPENDNSTLVYTDVTYNYGIWNKLARPFVWWTAQHIISQDIEILGIQGEAIAKYGTQFYNTPADTIHIFVESIISAISRGEDPRLLPNQSVKVTFWV
- a CDS encoding GH3 family domain-containing protein, with product MRPLIQLFGKILAPTANRFYKSLSQPELTQNSVKQEIYHLLINSEYGKNLKINSLDDWQRLPIVNYDDIASYLQNQNKQISLTPEPILFYEKTSGSSGAVKFIPYTQSLRKSFNQMFCVWAHDLTANGPKFSTGKLYACISPQLNIADHQTLQDDLDYLDGWLSWFLRPWLVMPNKLKSLHDANSFKHQLALALLQTENLEIISIWSPSFLQIHLQYIQENRNLLKAELHNQISHKRLKLLDENKINWAQMWERLKLISCWDSANAADQAQGLKSKFPGVLVQGKGLLATEAPMTIPLIEAGGYVPVLDEVFFEFEDDNGNLYYLHQLNIGKEYNIILSQKGGLYRYRIGDRIRVTHYYRNTPCLEFIGRHQNISDLVGEKLQETFVNNALNQLNLQGTNFKSLVPVADPPHYILLLDSATETPEIIAQKLDRFLSASYHYKIARSLAQLAPPQVLISRQIPEVLVSHRIRTGSIWGGIKHPILATSPISTELLQALKYCSNS
- a CDS encoding sterol desaturase family protein, which codes for MEIKNFSQFLIFISFFSLFGWTIFNKFTRNQLKCKNREDWLLDSIGLTIQGIFIPLLQATLVYGLYHHVLHNYQGYLKISLIPSFILSFVVIDYLYYWNHRLLHTKIFWQLHQVHHTVTQMDVLGTSRNTIWTSVFIIYLWIHPLFLYLLTAPTGYLLGISLTSALDLWRHSRLMIPTNSSFYQFLSPWLIFPQDHNWHHSKETNNCNYGANLKIWDKLHRTYYQSQELPAIMGTPTSLNLIQKLLFPFP